Genomic segment of Nostoc sp. TCL240-02:
GCCAAAGGCGGCCCCTTTCCCCAACAAAATAAGCATTTTGCGACACTCCCAAGTGAAGCCCGTCCCAAGATGCTAGAGGCGATCGCACTGGTTCAAAAGCTTTTATATGAAACTGATGTATCATTTAAGGGCAAGTATTATCAATGCGATCGCTTAACCATTTACCCAAAACCATTGCAGAGTCAAGTCCCAGTCTATGTTGCCACTGGCGGCGATGATGGTATCGAGTTTGCTGCTAAACATTCCTTCAGCTTAATGGGTGGGCCGCCATTCTCCCTACACAGATTGAAGGATACTGTTGCTAAATATCGAGCCTTAAATTCTAGTGGTGCAGAAAACTTCGTGCTGGCACGCTTTTTTTATGTTGGCAAAACATTTGATGAAGCAGTGAGTGAGGCATTGCCTTTCATCCGCCAATTTAGTCAGAAAATGAAGGCTAATACGGCTGAAGTATTGCAAAATAGTGCGAATCCCAACCAAAAACCATTTGATCGCACAAACATCTGTTTCGACGAAGATTATTTGATTGAGAACTCAATTATCGGTGATGTGGAGACTTGTCGAGACAAAATCAAGAAATTTCAGGACGAATTAAATTTAAGTACCCTAGCCCTCAAACCCTCGTCTTCGGATCTGCAAAAAAACCTGGAGAGTTTGACGCGCTACAACCAAGAAGTGCGAAATTATGTCTTCTAAACTTTACCAGCTTCCTCCTGATGATTTACCTCCAACTGAGGTAACGAAACAGGATGGAATGCTGCAAATGGAGCTAGAACAGTCTACTGGCAGATGCTTTTTTCTAGCTTGCGATCGCATTACGCGAGTACTGTTATCTAATTGTCAGTGGTATATCACAACAAATGCTAGCATCCTAACATTAATTATTGATTGCCCTGACTTAGTATCTTACTGGCATATAGTCAGCAATATTGCCCAATTGGGTAATAGGTTAGAACGGTTTGCTAGCAATGGCAAAATCCGCGTTTATCCGCCATTTGGAAAAGGGATGCCATTTGAAATCAGCGTAAATGAAATATCTGCTTATCGAGATTGGCTGTGAGGTAAATAGGCACACTCTGGGAATCACACAAAATATAGCTGTCTTCCACCCTGTACTCCTAAAGTGCAGGGTGTTGCAATTTTTATCAAAGCTGCTCTCAAATTAATATGAATTCGACGGCTCATATAGTATCTACCTAATTAGCTGAATCAAAATACCTCTCCCTGGTTTTACTACACAAAACCGTCCCTCTCCGAGTCGGAGAGGAACAGACTTGAACTAAAGTTCAAGGTAGGGAGAGGTTTGTCGAACCTGCATCAAAATAAATAGCAGTTTTACGGAATAGAATTTACTCCCAGATGCTCACGAATTTCGCTAACTTGTACATCCCAAAGTTGATCCCATTTTTGCGCGATAAACTTGCCTGGAGTGTGAGATCCCAACTTGTAGCCACGAGATATTTCTGTCATTAAATCTTTCAAATTAGTAGGTTGATAAAGGCTAATCATCACCATGCCAAAACTCAAAAGCATGATATTGATGGGAATTGGAGTCTGAGCTAAGAAAAAAGCTTGTAGACCAATTTCACCAATTACATTTGTGTCAAATCCAGCAACTACATGATATATGTCATGGGTGGATCTCCAAAGCATTTTAAGATAGGAAATGTCATCAACAACAGGAACTTTTTTATAAAAGTAGGGATCAAATCCTCTAGCTTTCATTTCTCTGGCATAAACATGACCTAGTGTTCCTTCTGGGAGTTTGGCTAAATCATCTAAATTGAAAGGAGCTGGTAGCCAGCGTTCTGTAAACAAAGCGTTGATTTCAGGGATTTTTTTTAATTCATCAACAGCTAGCTGTGCCATTTCTGTTTGGTCGAGTGCGTCCTCGAAGTCAAATACTCTATCAGTATTACCTTCTCCAATTTTTTGGACACTAGATGCTAGAAATTGAATGTAAGCAAGGAGTCCTTTATCGTTGTTGTAAGTAATTACATTCTCCATAGTAATTCTCTACTTTTAGATAGAATTTTTTTAGTTGAAATCTTAGTCTTCAATATTGGAATATATTTATTCAGGTTTTCATGAATCTTCAGAGGTATTTAGTGATTTTTTTTGCTATAAATATGTTTATTAATAACGCCAACTCAGAAAATATATGAATGATCAACAAATGGAGCAGCAGATTAATATAAAAATCAAGAGCTTCCTGTTAGCTGCAATTACACTATCTCTAAGTATGTGGGATCTGAGCTTTAACTTCGGAGCCTTTAAAGTTATTTTCTTTGATAAAATCTTCTTGATTTGGGTAGCTTCATCAGCAACTCTCCTAGCGTGCCTTTTACTTCCACGCAATCATTCACCAATTAGATGGAAAGGATTACTGTTAATGAGTATCCCTACATTATGGTTTATCCTGCCTTTTATACCTTTCTATGAAGTTTTTACGACGGGTGCTTTGCGAAAGATAGTTAGTCTCAACTTAGGAATTTTTGTTTATCTAATTTGCCTACCTTATACCCTATACATAATTTTT
This window contains:
- a CDS encoding LLM class flavin-dependent oxidoreductase; protein product: MKTGIFCNYDNYHQDARRAISEQVALIKQAESLGFESAWVSEHHFSESNLSPSMLLLMAHLAGMTSTIQLGTAAVLLPFHNPIRVAEDIATLDNLCNGRLLFGVAKGGPFPQQNKHFATLPSEARPKMLEAIALVQKLLYETDVSFKGKYYQCDRLTIYPKPLQSQVPVYVATGGDDGIEFAAKHSFSLMGGPPFSLHRLKDTVAKYRALNSSGAENFVLARFFYVGKTFDEAVSEALPFIRQFSQKMKANTAEVLQNSANPNQKPFDRTNICFDEDYLIENSIIGDVETCRDKIKKFQDELNLSTLALKPSSSDLQKNLESLTRYNQEVRNYVF
- a CDS encoding Coq4 family protein → MENVITYNNDKGLLAYIQFLASSVQKIGEGNTDRVFDFEDALDQTEMAQLAVDELKKIPEINALFTERWLPAPFNLDDLAKLPEGTLGHVYAREMKARGFDPYFYKKVPVVDDISYLKMLWRSTHDIYHVVAGFDTNVIGEIGLQAFFLAQTPIPINIMLLSFGMVMISLYQPTNLKDLMTEISRGYKLGSHTPGKFIAQKWDQLWDVQVSEIREHLGVNSIP